A genomic segment from Leptospira kirschneri serovar Cynopteri str. 3522 CT encodes:
- a CDS encoding TetR/AcrR family transcriptional regulator — protein MAKDTRDLILKTSLKLFSEQGYHGTTMRQVASKAGISLGLAYRYFDSKEAILEGIIESHDKILKRYIPDEVVANPRREDLIVNVSESLISLVKENEDYLRLYWNLMLQPKIHRLKRRNIHLVNMIFFETSKKTIRSVKPNYSEFEIKNLASTTIGYMINYLTNKKEFSLDDFRNYLLFTLKNT, from the coding sequence ATGGCAAAAGACACTCGAGATCTAATTTTAAAAACCTCTCTTAAACTTTTCTCCGAACAAGGTTATCACGGAACCACGATGAGGCAGGTCGCTTCTAAAGCGGGCATTTCTCTCGGACTTGCGTATCGTTACTTTGATTCTAAAGAAGCGATCTTAGAAGGCATCATAGAATCACATGATAAAATTCTTAAACGTTATATCCCTGACGAGGTAGTAGCAAATCCGCGTCGCGAAGATTTAATCGTTAACGTTTCAGAAAGCCTAATCTCTCTTGTTAAGGAAAACGAAGATTATCTTCGTCTTTATTGGAATCTGATGCTTCAACCCAAAATCCACAGGTTAAAACGTAGGAATATTCATCTTGTGAATATGATCTTTTTTGAAACTTCTAAAAAAACAATCCGTTCCGTTAAACCAAATTATTCCGAATTCGAGATCAAAAACCTTGCTTCGACTACGATCGGTTATATGATCAATTATCTTACAAATAAAAAAGAGTTTTCACTCGACGATTTCCGCAACTACCTACTCTTCACTCTGAAAAATACATAA